GGATGGCGCATTCGCGGATGAAGCCGACCATGTGCGCTAGCTCCGTGCGCGGCACGGTGACGTCTTCCAGGATGGTGGTGGGCATCACGCGGGCCAGGGCGGAGAAGGCATTGCGGCGGGCGGAGGCCAGCTTGGCCCCTTCGGCTTCATCGGCAGCGGCACGGACCTCGCGGGCCCCGTGCTGGCGGGCCAGTTGCATCATTTGTTCGGCCTCTTCCTGCACCACCACAGGGTGACCATCGGTTTCCATCAGCACCAGGGCCTCCACATCGGTAGGTAGGCCGATCTTGGCGTAATCTTCCACGCATTGCACGGTGGTGCGGTCCAGGAACTCCAGCGTGCAGGGGATGATCTTGGCCGCGATGATGGCGCTGATCGTTTCTGCGGCGGACTCCATGCGGTCATAGAGTGCCAGCATGGTCTTGCGGGCGACGGGGCGGGGCAGCAGCTTGATGAGTACCTCGGTGATGATGCCGAGGGTGCCTTCGCTGCCGATGAAAAGATCCTTCATGGAGTAGCCGGCCACATCCTTCACGCACTTGTTGCCCAGCCAAGTCAGTGTGCCATCCGGCAGGACCACCTGGATGCCCATGACATAATCGCGCGTGACACCATACTTTAGGCCGCGCAGGCCGCCGCTGTTTTCCGCCACATTGCCGCCGATGGTGCTGATTTTCATGCTGCCGGGGTCAGGCGGATAAAAGAGACCCACCTTGGCTGCGGCATCATCAATCTCCTTGGTGATGACCCCGCACTGGGCACGCATGGTCAGGTTCTTTTCATCCACTTCCAGAATCTTGTCCATCTGCACCAGACAAACGACGAGGCACTGCGGGGAGGGGACGCTGCCGCCACTGAGGCCCGTGCCAGAACCCCGAGTGACCACGGCGATGTGGGCCTCCCGGGCTAGCTTCACGCAGGCGGCGACTTCTTCGGACGTGCGCGGAAAAACCACAGCCCCGGGGCGGACTTTCAACGCGGCGGTGCCATCAAAGCTGTAAGGCAGGATGTCCTCATCGGCCGTCAGGACACGATCAGGAGATAGCAGGGCGCGGAGAGTGTCCGCGTGGGCTGGGGTGACGGGGTTCACGTTGTCAGTGTGGCGTATCCCAGGGACATGGCAACTGACCAGCCACGGCTTTCTAACAGGGATAGGGAAGGGCAAAGTTCACCGATTTAGGTGGAGATGACTTGCCTAGGTTCAGGCTATTGTATCGTAACCCGATGCTTTGAAGTCTGTCGTCCCTCTTCTTTGCAAGGTTTCATATCTGTCCTTTTGAATGCTACTTTCACAGGTGAAAAGCAGCGGACTATGATTTTAGTCACGCTTTCCCCAACCACGTTTCGAACGTGGTTTTCTGAGATTGATGACCAGAGCGACGACGGTCACCAAACCGATACCGGATACGATGATGATTCCCATAGAATTAAACTGTTGGGAATCAATACGCTTTCGTGCAAAAAGTCTAGTTATCTTTGGAAAGGTTTCGTAACGATATTAGTCTTAATGGCTAGCATTAGTCATGAGTCATGAATATCCTATGAGAGAGGTGCGACAGAGGCTGGCATACATGCCGTCACGCTTAATTAAATCATCATGCGTTCCGCTCTCTACGATCTTTCCCTGATCTAGCACGTAGATCTTGTCAGCGTGACGTACGGTGCTGAGTCGGTGAGCGATGACAAAGCTGCTGCGGTTCTGCATCAGGCGATCCAGAGCGATTTGAATCTGGCGCTCGGTTTCCGTATCCACACTGGCGGTGGCTTCGTCCAGGAGCAGGATGGGAGGATTTCTCAGCAGGGCGCGGGCGATGGAAATGCGCTGCTTTTCGCCCACGCTGAGTTTGACCCCACGCTCACCCACACGGGTATCCAGGCCTTTTTCCAGACGCTGGACAAAGCCTGCGGCATTCGCATCGGTCAAAACCTGCCAGAGCTCCTCGTCGGTCGCGTCGCGTTTACCGATGACGAGGTTCTCCCTGACCGTGCCATTGAAGAGGAAACTTTCCTGAGTGACGTATCCGATGCTGCTTCGCAGCCAGGCTTTGTTGAGTTCATGAACGGGAGCCCCGTCAATGGTGATGAGGCCCTCATCATATTCGTAAAAGCGAGTGAGGAGATTGATCAGCGTGGACTTGCCAGCTCCTGTGGGACCCACTAGGGCGATGGTTTGGCCTGGTAGGGCCTCCAGATTGATACCGTGAACGGTGGGAATTTTACCTCCGTAGCTGAAGCCCACATCTTGGTAGCGTACATGTCCTTGGATGACAGGCAGGGTTTTCCCCTCCACCGTATCGGTTTCTGGCTGGGCATCCAGGATGTCAAAAACACGCTCCCCTGCGGCTCGCCCGCCCTGGATGATCTGGTTGAGCTGATGCAGTTGCTCGATGGGATCATAAAAGAATTTCAGCAGCAGGAGGAAAGCGGCCAGGTCGCCTTTTTCAATGCGGCCTTCCATCAGCCCGCGAGCACCCATCCACAGGACAATGACCATGCCCACGCTGGTGAGAAAGTGCATGCCGGGACGATAAATGGCCCAGATGCGCATGACATGCAGGCTGGCTTTTTTGAGAGCTTCGCTAGCAGCATTGAAGCGTGAATGCTCCTCCTTTTCCATGGCGTAGGCTTTGATCTGGCGCATGCCTGCCACGTTGTCATGAAGGATGCTGTTCATGCCGCTGCTGGCCCGGCGCACCGCACGGTGGCGATCTTTGGACGTCCGGGTATAAGCCATGGCGCCGATGGCTAAAAACGGGATGGGCACCAGGGCCCAGAGGGCCAGCGTGGTATCTGCCTGAAACATGAAGACCCCCACGACGGCGATCTGGATGATGGCCACCAGCCCCTGCTCGATGCCGTCAATGAGCACACGCTCCACGCTGGGGATGTCCTCCCCGACGGTGGTCATGATGTCCCCAGTCGGCCGATTATCAAACCAACGCAGAGGCAGGGTTTGCAGGCGCTGATAGAGGTCGCTCCGGAGGTCATAGATCACCTTTTGCTCAAACGTGTTGTTCAGCATGATGCGCAGACTATTGAACAGATGCTGGGCAAAGTAGGCACCCAGAGCCATGAGAATCAGGGGCACGAGGCGATCCCACTGCGCCTGAGGCACCACCACATCCAGCACCTCCCGGGTCACGGCGGGAAAGACCACGACCATCAAGGTACCTGTGATGGCGCAGAAGAGCTGGGCACCCGCCATTAGGGGATAGCGGCGCAGGTAGGAAAAGACGCGGAGAGTAGTTTTCAAGGGAGAGTGCGGGGGAGGGAGAACATACGCGTGAGTGCAATGATTTAGAACGAGTTTTCCAACTCGCTGCGCTGCCGCTGATCCCGCCGCGAGAGGAGATCAATCTCCGAGGTAGGCTTCGCGCACCTGCGGGTTTTGCCTCAAGGCCTTGGCATCATCTTGGAGCAGGACTTTGCCTGTTTCCAAAACATAGCCGTAATGGGAGATGCCAAGGGCAAGGTTGGCATTCTGCTCCACCAGGAGGATGGTGATGCCGCGCTCCTTATTGATGGCGACGATCTGTTTGAAGATGGCGCGAACCAAGATAGGGGCAATGCCCAGGGAGGGCTCATCCAGCATCAGGCAGCGAGGCTGGCTCATCAGTGCCCGTGCGATGGCGAGCATCTGTTGCTCACCTCCGGAAAGGGTGCCTGCCTGCTGGCTAAGGCGCTCCTTCAGACGGGGAAAGACATGGAAGGAATATTCAATGTCTGCCGCGATGCCTGCGCGGTCGTTCCGCAGGTAGGCACCCATTTTGAGGTTTTCCAAGACCGTCAGGTTCGCGAAGACCATTCGGCCTTCCGGCACATGGCAGAGATGCCGACTCACGATCTCATGCGGTGGCAGATGGGTGATGTCCTGGCCATCATAGATCACCTTGCCAGAGCGGGCTTTCACCAGTCCAGAGATGGTGCGCAGGGTGGTGGATTTGCCCGCACCATTGCCGCCAATGAGGGTGACGATGGATTTCTCCGGCACATTCAAAGAGATGCCATGCAGGGCTTTGATGGAGCCGTAGGCGACTTCGAGGTTTTGGATCTCAAGCATCGTCATTCACCTCCTCATCTTCGGTTCCCAGGTAGGCCGCGATCACTTTTGGATCTTTCTGGATCTGCTCAGGGGTGCCTTCGGCGATCTTTTTGCCATACTCCAACACGGCGATTTTTTGGCAGATGCCCATGACGACTTTCATGTCATGCTCCACCAGAAGGATGGCGATTTTGAACTTGTCCTTGATGAACTGGATCAGGTGCATCAGCTCCTCTTTCTCCGTGGGGTTCATCCCGGCGGCAGGTTCATCCAATAGCAGCAGTTTAGGGCGTGTCGCCAAGGCGCGCACGATCTCCAGGCGGCGCTGGTTGCCATAGGGCAGGGACTTGGCCTCTTCATCCCGCAAGCGTGCGAGGTCGAAGATATCCAGCAGATCCAAGACCTCTTTTTCGACTTCGCGCTCGCTTTCGGTGAAGGATTTTCCGCGCCAGAGGGAATTGAGAATGCCATGGCTGCGATGGAGCTGCGTGGCGGCGCGGACGTTGTCGAAGACGCTGAGCGAGGCAAACAGACGGATGTTCTGGAACGTGCGTGCGATGCCCAGCTTGGTGAGCTGGTGAGGCTTCATGCCGCAGATGCTCGAACTATTAAAAGTGATGTTTCCCGAGGTGGGTTTATAAACACCGCTGATGAGGTTAAAGGCGGTGGTCTTGCCTGCGCCATTGGGGCCGATGAGGCCGACGAGCTCATTCGGCCCGATCTTCAGATTCAATTCTGAAACGGCCGTCAATCCACCGAAGCGGATCGTGGCATGGTCCATGTCGAGGAGGAAGTCGCTCATGCTGCGGCTCCTTTCCGTTTGCCAAAGGTGAAGAGCCCCTGGGGTCTTGCGATCATCAAGCCGATGATGAGCAAGGAATAGATGATCATGCGGTAGTCCGCAAAGGAGCGCAGGAATTCAGGCAGGAGCGTCAGCAAAATGGCGGCGATGATGACGCCAGCCGTGCGACCCATTCCGCCCAGGATGACCATGACGACGATGTCAATGGACTTGAAGAAATCGAAACCGGTGGGGGAGAGGAAGGTTTTGTGGTGGGCATACAGGCCACCGGCGATGCCAGCAAAAAAAGCCCCAATGACAAAGGCAGTGACCTTGTAGCGCACTGGGTTGATGCCCATGGAGCTGGCGGCCACTTCGTCATCACTCACGGCGATGAAACCGCGGCCATAGGTGGAATTGACCAAGGCAGCGACCACATAAACCGTCACGGCAGCGAGGGCAAACGTCCAGCCCAGTGTGGTGTCCTTGGGAATGCCGGTTAGACCGCTCGCCGCGCCAACGGCCTCTGTGTTTTGGGCAATGACGCGGATGATTTCACCGAACCCCAGAGTGACGATGGCAAGATAATCCCCATGCAGCCGAAGCGATGGAATGCCCACGGCCAGACCTGCAATGGCAGCGAAAAGACCGCCGAGTAAAAGCGCAACCAAGAAGAGCAGTGGCTGCATGGACTCAGGCACCAGGGGCGCGACGACGAGCGTGAACTTCGCCGCTGAATATCCTCCCACGGCCATGAATCCAGCATGGCCGAGGCTGAACTGTCCTGTGTGGCCATTGATCAGATTGAGGCTGACGGCCAGGATGATATTGATGCCGATGTCAATGAGGATGCCCAGATCGTAACGATTGATAGAACCGCTGAACTGGGAGGCGACGATGGCCAGAATGATGCCAGCGATAAGCCAGCGTTTAGCGCCCTTCATGGAGGTCATACTTTTTCCACGGTGGCTTTGCCGAGCAGGCCGGCAGGTTTGAACAACAGGATGAGGATGAGGATGGCAAAGGCGATGCCGTCCCGGTAATTCGAGAGGCCAGGTGTACCACCAGCGTAAGTCTCGACGAGGCCTAAGATCAAGCCACCCAGCGCTGCGCCGGGGAGGTTACCAATACCGCCGAGGACCGCTGCAACGAAGGCGCGCAGACCGGGTTGCACGCCCATGAGGGGATCAATGCCTGGGGCCTTGATGGCATACAAAATGCCCGCCACCGCAGCCAGGGCGGATCCCAGGCCGAAAGTGAAGGAGATGATGCGGTTGATGTTGATGCCCATCAGAGCAGCCGCCTGCTGATTGAAAGAAACAGCGCGCATGGCCGTGCCGATCTTGGTGCGCTGCACCACAAACCAAAGGGAAGCGAGAAGGACCAGGGTGGTGCCCACGATGACGAGGTCATTGCTGCCGATGACCAGCCCGCCAAAGTGCAGATCATTTTCCGTGAGCAATTTCGGGAAGGGTTTGGTATCGGCGCCTAGTACGGCAGGGTGCTGGCAGGTGAACTCAATGAATAGAGAGACACCGATGGCCGTGATGAGCACGGTCAATTTAGGCCGTGAGCGCAGGGGGCGGTAAGCCAAGAACTCGATCAGCATGCCGATGCCCGCGCAGATCATGGCGGAGAGCAGCACCACGATAAGGGCCCCCGCGATGGAGGGTAGGGGCAGTATCTTCTCCACCGCAGGGGCTAAGAAGTAAGCTGAAAAGGCCCCCAACATGAGCACATCACTGTGGGCAAAATTGATGAACCGGAGGACCCCATAAACCATGGTGTAACCCAGCGCGATGAGCGCGTAGATAGAACCTAGGGCGAGGCCGTTGATGAGTTGCTGAAGAAACCAGTCCAGAGGAATGAAACGAGTTGAGGGTTAGGCGACGTTCAGAAAGACGGAATGAAGGGGGTGGTTCACTCAGTTAATTCGACCCAAATGCCGGAGACTAAGACTCTCGAACCGATGCGATTTCCAGCTTAAGGATTGACGGTTTCCAAGAATTTGAATTTGCCGTCTTTGATCTGCAAAATGACGGCGGATTTGACGGCATCGCGCTGGGCATTGATGGCGACTTTACCCGTGACAGCATCGAATTCTTTGGTGCCAGCCAAGGCATCCCGAAGTTTGGCAGGCTCGGTCCCGTTGGCGCGTTTGATGGCATCCACCAGGAAGTAAACGGAATCATAACCAAGAGCGGCCATGCAGTCTGGCACTTTACCCTTGTATTCCTTTTTGTAGGATTCCACAAAGGCCGTGACCTTTGGGGATGCAGCATCCGCCGCATAATGGGTGGAGAAATAATGGCCTTCCACAGCAGCGCCGCCCAGTTCCACCAGCTTGTCACTTTCCCAGCCGTCACCACCGATGAGGGGGACGTTCAGGCCGAGTTGCTTGGCCTGGATGCAGATGAGGGCCACATCCGTGTAATAACCAGGGATAAAAACCGCATCCGGTGCAGCGGATTTGATGGCGGTGAGCTGACCTTTAAAATCTTTATCGCCACCGTTGAAGTCGAGCTCCGAAACGATCTGGCCACCTGCTTTGGTGAAGCCTTCTTTGAAAAATTTGGCGAGGCCTTTGCTGTAGTCGCTCTTCACATCCGTGAATACGGCGACTTTTTTAGCCTTCAGGGTATTGAGGGCAAAGTTGGCCATCACGGTGCCCTGGAAGGGATCGATGAAACAGACGCGGAAGATGTAGTCGCCCGTTTCAGTCACTTTCGGGTTAGTGGAGGCCGGGGTGATCATGGGGATGCCATTTTCTTGGCAGATCGGTGCGGCTTCGAGGGAGCGGCTGGAGGCCACTTCGCCCAGGATAGCGACGACACCGTCTTTGGAGATCAGCTTGTTGACGACGTTGGCTGGCTCGCCGGCCTTGGACTGATCATCTTCGGTCTTCAATTCTAGCTGCTTGCCCAGCACGCCGCCGGCGGCATTGATTTCCTTGATCGCCAGGAGAGTGCCTTCATGAGAAGAGGTGCCAAAGGTAGCTTCCTTACCTGTGAGGGAGGCAAATTCACCGATGAGGATGGTATCTCCGCCGCTCTTGTTGCATCCTGTGAAACCGGAAAGAAGAATCCCGAGCGATCCTAAAATGAAAAGTTGGCGTGTTAGCATCTGCATTGCGCCTTTCTAGCAGTCTGCATACCATGGGCAAGGGGAAAAGCACCTGTTTTGGCAACCTAGGGACACCGGATGTCGCACGCCGAGACCTGTCAGAGAGAAAGAAAATGAATTTTTTTACCTGACACGGTTGCACGCTGAAAATTGAGCGGTATTCTGACGACCCTCACCTCATTACCCCGTGGTGTAATGGTAACACAGGAGATTTTGGATCTCTTATTTAAGGTTCGAATCCTTACGGGGTAGCCAAGGGGGCTCAAAGTCAGCCAGTAAAAGCTGATTCTTTGGAAGCCAAAGGCTGCTTTCATCAACGCAGCAGGCCACTTTTCCAAATCGATTGTTGCAAGTGGCCGCGCGATTTTATTCCTCTTCTTCAGCAGCCAGTTTGGCGGCTTCGCGTTTGAGGATGCGACCCACCCGGTGTTTGGCCAAATAGACCTGC
This is a stretch of genomic DNA from Prosthecobacter dejongeii. It encodes these proteins:
- a CDS encoding FAD-linked oxidase C-terminal domain-containing protein; amino-acid sequence: MNPVTPAHADTLRALLSPDRVLTADEDILPYSFDGTAALKVRPGAVVFPRTSEEVAACVKLAREAHIAVVTRGSGTGLSGGSVPSPQCLVVCLVQMDKILEVDEKNLTMRAQCGVITKEIDDAAAKVGLFYPPDPGSMKISTIGGNVAENSGGLRGLKYGVTRDYVMGIQVVLPDGTLTWLGNKCVKDVAGYSMKDLFIGSEGTLGIITEVLIKLLPRPVARKTMLALYDRMESAAETISAIIAAKIIPCTLEFLDRTTVQCVEDYAKIGLPTDVEALVLMETDGHPVVVQEEAEQMMQLARQHGAREVRAAADEAEGAKLASARRNAFSALARVMPTTILEDVTVPRTELAHMVGFIRECAIRHNLKVGTFGHLGDGNLHPTFLTNERDHEEMHRVEAALEEIVNETLRLGGTVTGEHGVGLAKKAFVRRQLGDGSYELMKSIKRALDPQCLLNPGKIFDL
- a CDS encoding ABC transporter ATP-binding protein — protein: MKTTLRVFSYLRRYPLMAGAQLFCAITGTLMVVVFPAVTREVLDVVVPQAQWDRLVPLILMALGAYFAQHLFNSLRIMLNNTFEQKVIYDLRSDLYQRLQTLPLRWFDNRPTGDIMTTVGEDIPSVERVLIDGIEQGLVAIIQIAVVGVFMFQADTTLALWALVPIPFLAIGAMAYTRTSKDRHRAVRRASSGMNSILHDNVAGMRQIKAYAMEKEEHSRFNAASEALKKASLHVMRIWAIYRPGMHFLTSVGMVIVLWMGARGLMEGRIEKGDLAAFLLLLKFFYDPIEQLHQLNQIIQGGRAAGERVFDILDAQPETDTVEGKTLPVIQGHVRYQDVGFSYGGKIPTVHGINLEALPGQTIALVGPTGAGKSTLINLLTRFYEYDEGLITIDGAPVHELNKAWLRSSIGYVTQESFLFNGTVRENLVIGKRDATDEELWQVLTDANAAGFVQRLEKGLDTRVGERGVKLSVGEKQRISIARALLRNPPILLLDEATASVDTETERQIQIALDRLMQNRSSFVIAHRLSTVRHADKIYVLDQGKIVESGTHDDLIKRDGMYASLCRTSLIGYS
- a CDS encoding ABC transporter ATP-binding protein, producing MLEIQNLEVAYGSIKALHGISLNVPEKSIVTLIGGNGAGKSTTLRTISGLVKARSGKVIYDGQDITHLPPHEIVSRHLCHVPEGRMVFANLTVLENLKMGAYLRNDRAGIAADIEYSFHVFPRLKERLSQQAGTLSGGEQQMLAIARALMSQPRCLMLDEPSLGIAPILVRAIFKQIVAINKERGITILLVEQNANLALGISHYGYVLETGKVLLQDDAKALRQNPQVREAYLGD
- a CDS encoding ABC transporter ATP-binding protein, which codes for MSDFLLDMDHATIRFGGLTAVSELNLKIGPNELVGLIGPNGAGKTTAFNLISGVYKPTSGNITFNSSSICGMKPHQLTKLGIARTFQNIRLFASLSVFDNVRAATQLHRSHGILNSLWRGKSFTESEREVEKEVLDLLDIFDLARLRDEEAKSLPYGNQRRLEIVRALATRPKLLLLDEPAAGMNPTEKEELMHLIQFIKDKFKIAILLVEHDMKVVMGICQKIAVLEYGKKIAEGTPEQIQKDPKVIAAYLGTEDEEVNDDA
- a CDS encoding branched-chain amino acid ABC transporter permease, producing the protein MTSMKGAKRWLIAGIILAIVASQFSGSINRYDLGILIDIGINIILAVSLNLINGHTGQFSLGHAGFMAVGGYSAAKFTLVVAPLVPESMQPLLFLVALLLGGLFAAIAGLAVGIPSLRLHGDYLAIVTLGFGEIIRVIAQNTEAVGAASGLTGIPKDTTLGWTFALAAVTVYVVAALVNSTYGRGFIAVSDDEVAASSMGINPVRYKVTAFVIGAFFAGIAGGLYAHHKTFLSPTGFDFFKSIDIVVMVILGGMGRTAGVIIAAILLTLLPEFLRSFADYRMIIYSLLIIGLMIARPQGLFTFGKRKGAAA
- a CDS encoding ABC transporter permease subunit, which encodes MDWFLQQLINGLALGSIYALIALGYTMVYGVLRFINFAHSDVLMLGAFSAYFLAPAVEKILPLPSIAGALIVVLLSAMICAGIGMLIEFLAYRPLRSRPKLTVLITAIGVSLFIEFTCQHPAVLGADTKPFPKLLTENDLHFGGLVIGSNDLVIVGTTLVLLASLWFVVQRTKIGTAMRAVSFNQQAAALMGININRIISFTFGLGSALAAVAGILYAIKAPGIDPLMGVQPGLRAFVAAVLGGIGNLPGAALGGLILGLVETYAGGTPGLSNYRDGIAFAILILILLFKPAGLLGKATVEKV
- a CDS encoding ABC transporter substrate-binding protein, whose amino-acid sequence is MLTRQLFILGSLGILLSGFTGCNKSGGDTILIGEFASLTGKEATFGTSSHEGTLLAIKEINAAGGVLGKQLELKTEDDQSKAGEPANVVNKLISKDGVVAILGEVASSRSLEAAPICQENGIPMITPASTNPKVTETGDYIFRVCFIDPFQGTVMANFALNTLKAKKVAVFTDVKSDYSKGLAKFFKEGFTKAGGQIVSELDFNGGDKDFKGQLTAIKSAAPDAVFIPGYYTDVALICIQAKQLGLNVPLIGGDGWESDKLVELGGAAVEGHYFSTHYAADAASPKVTAFVESYKKEYKGKVPDCMAALGYDSVYFLVDAIKRANGTEPAKLRDALAGTKEFDAVTGKVAINAQRDAVKSAVILQIKDGKFKFLETVNP